TATATCAATTACAAGGGGGCAGCCCTGCACTGCTGTCACAATGTAGCACCTAACAGTCATGTGTCAGACTGAAACAAACTACTTTATTGGCAGCCATTGTTTTGCAAGATTAGGGTCAGATTCGTCTctgtacaacaatgtactgtTTTTCCTGGGCcagctttgtatttttgttttgttcttttagATTGTCGCTTCAAAGCAATTTAGACAAAGTTGACTGAGTGTATTTCTTGCAATCATCATGTAAAAGATTGTCCAAACAATTTGCAGGGCATTTTTTCTATGCATGAAAAAGTTGTACATAATTATGGCACACAAAAATAGCAATTCCATATCTTTTTGCATAACTTTTTGTTCAGTCTATCCTTAGAAAACAACGTTAACATGACATTATGTACTATGCAGATGTCTGTGTAGAAGGGGTCTTTGTACATAAATGAACACAGGTATGCAGttagatgtgtgtgtgtttttgtgtaggTTTGAATTTGTGTTtctttcctttgtgttgtaCAGCCGTGATGATATCCTAGGTActaaaggccacaccaattaaatTCTATGGTTCTCAGATTTTGCAGAAATTCAAGATAGactaaaaaaattcaacataCCAGACAAACAATTCCTTTACAAAAAATCTATTGGACAACTATTTTTGTCAAAGTATGTCATTGagcattttttttgtacaagtcCAAATTATTCctattttaatgattttttcttaaaattaagaaaaaaaattaagcagGCGAATCCAAGAATCATGGAGTGAAATCGGTGTGGTCTTGCAAACTTGAATCTTTGTGCCATTTCAAATGCCTTATTGTATACTGCAGGGTAATGTATGTACTAGGTGTTACAAACTTTAAAAGCTTTGTGCACTATAAGTTTACACTGGATTGTGACAGTTACATTGACATCATTCAAAATACAGACCCTACTGCGATgccatacatgtagttagatgCTCCAAAAGAAATGAGGCCAAGTTCACACTTCGCAAAATTTTTACGAATCAACTGGAATCAGTCTGCTTCATTAAACTCAAATTGTGATCAATTTTGGCTGGGTTCATACCTGCCATTGAAATCCTGCTCAAAATGTTTCTCACTCAATTTGGCAATCTTGGAGTTTGACCAAAAATCACTAGATGGCGCTTCACTAAGTTCAGGCCATTGAGGGGATGGCAGCCAAATGTGAACACTGCTCTTGAAAGTCAAGTTTTAGTTTTTCAAAGGGCTGGACAGTTTCAAGTGTTTATAGGCTGCAGTTTGTATATCAATTACAAGGGGGCAGCCCTGCACTGCTGTCACAATGTAGCACCTAACAATACAACAGTTGAACCAACAATGTTTGTGAGAATGCGGCTCCATTGGTTCAACCCTCTTGGCCAGTTCCCTGAAGTCACACTAAACTTGTGAATACTGGCCtaaaaatagatttttattGTATGCCTTTGTAACATATATCATCTTAACGACATTTCttatacattacattacaaatATGGACAAAAGTTGGGACTtccattttacattttgtatatataagGTATACTAAGTGCTTTCACTTCGCAGTTGCCACAGAAGTAAATAGTAGTTTTTTTCTCTCAGACTAAACATCAAATataaactgtaacagttataatcATGATGAAATGTGCTTTAATATTTGAAAAAGAAAGTTTTGTACAATCTTATTTCGTAAACATTCCAAATCTCTTTATATGAAATAAAGTATTGCATATGAACTGGTATAATTCAGTGTGTTGTTTTGCTATACTCTCTGTGACCTATAAGGTTTGTAAGTTGAATATTTGATAATATTCCAGTGTTTCTGGCTAGTATATTGAGTATTACTTTTGGCATGCAAAGCATATCATGTCTATTTTAGCATGAAAGGTTATACGTGTCGATAAATGGCATTATGAAAGAAGATTAAACTTTGCCTAACCCATTTTAAATTAAATAAATGGGAATTACCAAATTTTCAGCTGAACGTTGAAGTCATGTTACTGCAGCAATGGGTAAGTTTCCTAGATTTGCAACCAGGTTTCTTTGCAAGAGAAttgaaggaggcagtgtacattCAAGTTAACCAGCCCACCTTGAGCaaagacggggggcgacacaggttatctggtaGGTACGACCCATTGCTTCAGTCATGTGGACTCAAACATCACATTCTGGAAATACAGTAAGCTGCAAAAGGGACCATTCTGTAGGTAAGTCCCAAAGATTTGAAGTGTTGGTTAAAAGTTAGCCTTCTCTCAGCAAATCCTTTCTGAGTGTGCTGAACTTCTTTTTGTACAATTCTTAGACTGAACTAAAAGTCTGTTCTTTTAGAATATGGTATCTCTGAATCAAAGCAACTTGGTGTTCTACTGTGCTCTCAAAATACTATTGCCAAATTAGGCTCTCAATTGTATAAGTATATGTATTTGATCTCTCAACTCTATGCACTTGACATTTGTTACCCCCAGACAGCAAAAGTAGAGTTaagttttgtcctttttttattatataacactgatgaaagatatatAATGTATGTCACAAGTTGTAAAGATACAGAAAACTCTGCCTGGCATTGAATCCTAGCTTTTTGACTGTGGACATTTTCTTTACATGAAAATGCTTTTAAATAACTACTTCCAGTGTGTTCCATATCAGCCTTTTTTATTGCCCCAATTTTTGGACAATCAGTGCCTTGCTAATATTACGTAATAACTATTCACTTAAACATTTTTGGTTGATGTTTATGGCAATTTCTATACTAAAAATCATGTTGTATAATATTAAATTATCTTGAAGCAAATCATTAgtttaaaatgattaaaattTCATATGGCTGAAAACAATCAGGAAGGCACTACTCCTGAGGTGTAGCCAAAAAAGGCCAGTTTTGTTGTAAGGAACTTCAAATATGTTGGATTACTGGTAGACTGTGTGCGATGCTATGATGCCTAATATTGGAATGTAGTTGGCATATTGAATACAATAAATGACCTGAATTCACTTCAGGAAAACATTTCTCTGATGTCTGAATTTTGTGGTtattaaaagtattttttaatgTATGATATGgtgaaaggaaataactcaaaaattgcatggtttgtgtaaaaatgtattattcttTTTATTTGTGACAGCTAAATTATTTTCAACTGAATACAAATTGCATCtcaaatgtgcaaaatgcatTTTACATTCTTCAATAACTCTCTGTCTAAGACTTCTATCGTTTTAACAGACTTAATGTCTGAGTTGTGTACAAGAACTGCAGAACCAACCAGTGTGTGATGAAACCCGGTACAATGAAGcttgattaaatcttgcttatagctgTAGGCCCAACATGCGGGTAGTGGCCAGTTACAGCctcggacagcagagtttgcatTGCACAGAATTTAGTATCATTGTAGAACACAGACTGGGTACAATGCATTTTTTAACGTACTATACCTAAAACGCAAATTCTTACTATTTTACGATGAGTCAGACTCTGTAATTCATCTGATGTAATTTCATCATGAAGCGAAGAAAAATAACACGTTTTCAAGTCCTTTATTTGATTTAATTGAACCTGAATCGAGACTGTTGTATTGCGCCATAAAGCGGCTATTACAAGTCTGTATGAATCATCACACAAGTCTGTATTATAATCCATGGCTGGGCATTCTCACACATTCCACATGTGTTATCTACTGTGATCTTCATATGTGTATGTACTGAGGTCTCCATACATGTGTTTACTAATGTGTGAGGTTTCCTGCTCCAGCCTGGTCCTGATGTCATCACATATGGGCAGGTGTAACGTAACCTCCTGAAATACATCACTTCTGGACACCTGgggaaaattcattaaaaatTTAGATCAGTAATTGTTCCAGGaatatgaataaaaagaaataattgacttgacttgacattCAGTAACCAAAGACTAATAAGAGTCATATTTCATATAACATCAATTCTATTATTAAAATTCTACCCGGTGCCAATACCGCCAAATAAAGAAAAACGACTTTCTATAGAGGCCTtgtcaagattgtcttgaagaCCTAAATGTCTGAAGTGTACATACCTCACTATTacagatgctgcattggtaccattctttaaatcactttagtTACTTCTAAATTGTTTTCTTCTCATGTAGTGGTATTATGGCACATGGTGGAATTATACGAGTGGATGTTGGAgtttttgtcgattttatgGTGCCATCACCCTAAAGCCATCAATCAGATGTTAGTGAATCTCCCCTTCCCCAGCTATCTCTGATTTGCGGAAGGCTGATAATATCACATATGTATTTTCTATCCATAACCACCTCTGTGAAACCCAGTTTGTGGAACAGAGACAAGCTCCCATGGTTACTGTAGCCAATCTTAGCCACATACTCTGTCACTCCAAGCTCCTGTACACCTGTCGTGAAAATATGAAAAACTATCAGCAAAAATATGATGTTGCTAGTATTCAATTTTGAAACATATCTATTGACAGTGAGAATTATAAGGGATAAAACTTCCCATATTAAATACAGTGTTTGCAAGGCAAGAGTTACTCAAATTTGTAAATGGTCAGTCtgacagacgtttcagacactGACAGCGTACAAAATCTTTCATCTGTGATTAAACATCTGAATTTGCCAGCTTTTGAACCAAGACTATAAATTGGGATGACAATTTTTAGACCATATTTAATTAGAAGACAAAATCTAGACAAGGTCGTATGCTAATAAGTCAATTATCTTCCCTAAGGGAGGTTAAAGttggtgggaggagagggatgggctctgccttgcAATAccttgccctagacacagtggactGCAACAATGCTACAGTGACTGTCTTAAAACTAAGGCTATAGGACTTTCTTTACCTTTTACCCGACCTTCCTTGACTTACCATAAGCCATCATGGTTGTGAGAGCTTCCCTTCCTGACCCTTTTCTGCGACTGGTGGGCTCTAGAGGGTAAAAAGGAGACATGTCAGGTGTGAAAAAGAAACCATTTTCAATACGGTTGGCCATGGTAGTCTCAGTGTAACACATACAACTCCAGTGTCCGAGACTGCAACCAGCCAACAGATATCGGGAGGGCCACTAATTATAAAAGCATAATGCTAGTGAAATGCTGCCTTACACAAAAAgtcattctcctatgcagagacatccaacagcaccagcaaaccgcctcttgtctgtactctgctatctcaaccatcACCATCAGTTTCTGTGGGcatcgccacaaaccagctgtcagagAAATCaaagaataggcctttcagtcttcaaaagggatctcgcatatgtAACTCATTGTAAGGGTATTTTAAAGCTCATTGATCTTTATTAAGCAGGGCAGTCAGGAGCAGAGTACAGACACGAGGCGGTTTGATGGCGTTGTTGGATGTCTTTGCATAGGAgaatgacaatgtttttttgtctaCAAAGACATGAAGTCATACCTGCTATCATGATCTCTATCTCAGCTTCAGTAGGACTCTCCTGATTGGTGAAGAACAAGTTGACATCTCCTATCATGCTGTCTGGAAATGGAGAGAATTTTGTATGACTCAACTTGAACCTTAAGACAGACAaactaaatacattgtattgtcaTTAATTGAATAGCTGCTGTATGGAATAAAATATTTACATCAATATCATAGATTTTCAATTACGTTTCTTAATTCAGAAACTGATATCAAAGTACTtttgtagtagtacatgtagtattattTACttgctagtagtagtagtacaacAATATAGTCTATTAGAGAACATCTGCATATTACAACCACTTTTCCTCTTTGTTTGTCATTGATTTAAACAATTTGCTTCTTGCCAgaagaacttttttttcacaattactGTTATGGAAGTATTCATGATACTTCAATGTTCGATAATGTTATCATAACCAAACTTTTAGTTCATACAAGTAACTTGTACCTATTTCTGTTTTCTCTGCAGACTGCCAGCTGGTCTTGTCAAGTACAATAAAGGTGCATTCTGAGGAAAAcagaaagttcacattttgatATTACACATCAACAACATTGTATTAAGCAACTTTTAATCCAAGAATGTGTCAGTtgcagtgctgtctccaggacccgtccctccgtcccaggacagaaattttaTACTAAAattataggaaaaaaaatgtttaccccatctgtcccaaaaatctaaacttcatcgatggcatgaaactgttgaaaaccTATTTCAATGAGCTTGAAATGACATATATTGGTATTTTGTAAGGAAAATCGACAATATTGGCTCCACAGCAATAAGTAGGACAGAAAAAAGCCCTGGTCAGTTGtaatgtaagaaaggagtagaaacagagaaacaatatcctgactaCCAAGATTTGAACCCGCACCGAATCCGGGCCAGTCCAGATCATTAAAACCAAGCCGCtaaaccactacgctaaaagGCTGACAGCCGCTTGGCATTGTTGATTGGCCGTGCTTGACCCCACTCTTAGTAGTTACAGTAATATTTGGTACAGAGCAAATTGGATTTCAGAACTTCACAGCACAGAAAGACCGCCCTACTGTTCTGGTCCTGCCACCAGCTGTTCTGCATCTCATACTCCTGCTGCAGGGTTAGTGGTTCTGATGCTGTCAGCTCCTGCAGCTCTGATGACTGCATCCAACCGTGGTACCTGTTTACAATCATGATCATGAGATGGAATAAAATGATATCTAAAAACAATAAGAACAATGAGACTGAGGTTTTAATGACAATAAGGAATAAGCTAGACCATGACAACACGTTGATGACATTCCACGTCAACAATAACATATCAAAATAGCGACAACTCATCCCATCATTTAAACCTATGGGAAACGAAATGGAGGTGCATACTAGTATGGATGCAAGTAATACCAATGCGAACCTGTAATTAATATAATCATTTACTTGTGAAAAACATTCTTTGAACTTGAACCACCCCATACCCCCTTGCAAAACCCACCCCCCATTTGTCTCTGcatatttttgtcagaaaactGCTATTCAAGTTGGATGAGATTCAAAAATAGTGCTTACTTTGGCACATGTTGCTTCTTGTACGGCACCAATACGATTCTGCTCCCTTCTAGCAACGTATTTTCGTTGATTTTCATCTCCTTTCAGTTCTTCCTCCTCCCTCTAGGCCTCTCCACTCTCCATCAACAAAAAACGATTCACCCCTGACCTAAATGGTTCACCCCTGACCTTCCTAAATAGAAGGCGTTAGAACAAACCAGAACTATTAGATAAATGCCTGATAATAAACATAAATGttgtgttacaaatatttcttgtatattttcaaaataactaACTAACATTAATGGTATTTGATCATCATCAGAGTTTTACAATTCTTCTGTCAAaactttgataattttttttttctatttctcatGAACAAGTTTTGTTCTGTCGCCCTgaattgatgacgtcaacaagatggcggaaaCCAGGTGACTTTTCGCGGCCACGTACAAGAATTCTTCTTCGGACGACTTTTTCTCATCTTTCCTGACAGAAACTTCAAGTTTAGACACGTCTGACAGGAAGATAAACTTACCGGGGACTGAGCTGAACCATGGCGGGCGACATAACCGAGACGGGATCGTTGTATTCACCCTTTGTGAGTTTCAATCGGTGTTTTTTCTTTGAAGTTTTCTTCGAGATTTTTTTACTGGGTCAACCATATAATcgaaaccatctgtataatgatTTTGCATagtattttttgttttatttgtccGACAGCATTGTAGTTAAAACGATGTAATGTGTGTACAGCAAAGAGTTGAAAAAAGATACTCGCAAAATTATGTTAGATAGATTTTGTTGATATGATCAAATTATTTTGACCACGGGACTTTTGCCAATTTTTGTATTGATTTCTACCGTCGAACTTTAAACCTTTCATTCTAAAGTCGTACAAAACATCGTAGcattttgatttcattaaaCGTATTAtacatcaatgaaaaaaattatgaccaAATTTTTTTAGATGGTAGAAGTTTAATAGTTAGATTATATACAGGAAAGGTTGGGGAAATGGAAAAGGAACTTGGATTTGATAACTTCCTTAAAAATGTTATTTACAACTTCCCTACTTTCAGTTCTAACTCCAGTGCACAGACATTATTTTATAAAACGCCCTTGCTTAAGTGTCtgcactgacaaaaagaaatgtatGATACCTAAAAAGGCATTAACCATTaacgttttaaaaatcatatccagttgtttgagtaactgaaTTTCGCAAATCTTATCATGACATGGATAAGTTCTGACCTAtgtctagtctgtgtaacacaaactctgctgtccggagctgtaactggcccctccccacatgttgggtgggctgctataagcaagattcaATCAGGCTAACCTACCTCCATATGAAGTACTGAATGCAGTAAATTTATCCATTGTCATAAAGATTTAGTTTCGTTGTAGAAGGCCAAGGGGAAAGTATAATGAAGAAATGTACCAAGTTTCTTAGTgatttacatgtttgtatgtatgcaatGTGCCACATGCATATGTAACATTTCAGAACATAGATTAATGGTATTTGCTCTGTCATATGATGACTTTATGATTTATCACATAAGAAGAATATGGCTACTAATGGTCAGTGGTCAATATGAGTTTTCTCCTTTTGGCAAAATCTATTTCCAAGAATTTCAAGAATAAAGTGccaattgtgtacatgtataaggaagCGGCTGCATGCCCTTTTCCATAAGGCGTAGTGAGCTATTTTGATTCTCATTAATCATAGCTGGTGCTTATGGAACATAAGTTTTGTTCATGACTTATTCCTAAAGCATCTCTGTATTGCACATAATTTATTTGTTACTAGTATCCAAAGTTAATTGTCAAGACTCGTCGAGACTCATGATCACTGATTGAGTCAAGTTGGTGTCGGTGGTCGCAGCCTTGCTTTACTATCAACCAATGATACCAAATCTAGATCTAGTGCAGTGCTAAAAGGAATGCCTGAAGTTAAGGCCTATGAAAAAAATTTGTGTTCCTGTTTCCCTAGTGACCTACTCAACAAAAACCTaccaaccctagacttttttggggggtgggctGGGCATATACAGTCACAtcgcttccagttagaatttttattcagcctgcttcctattgaagtaaaaacactgcttgttcTATCTactgaaggataaatgtatccaaaCTTATGCTcagaattaaagtttgacattgaaaggtacttagtgtcctcatgcatttcagtttattttGTTCAACTCTATTGTAATATCActagacagggctcgaaatacacttttcagtcaacttg
This genomic stretch from Branchiostoma floridae strain S238N-H82 chromosome 13, Bfl_VNyyK, whole genome shotgun sequence harbors:
- the LOC118428898 gene encoding N-acetyltransferase 9-like protein, whose amino-acid sequence is MKINENTLLEGSRIVLVPYKKQHVPKYHGWMQSSELQELTASEPLTLQQEYEMQNSWWQDQNKCTFIVLDKTSWQSAEKTEIDSMIGDVNLFFTNQESPTEAEIEIMIAEPTSRRKGSGREALTTMMAYGVQELGVTEYVAKIGYSNHGSLSLFHKLGFTEVSRSDVFQEVTLHLPICDDIRTRLEQETSHISKHMYGDLSTYTYEDHSR